The DNA sequence GCGTCGGCTGCACCCATTGTGAAAGGTGGATTCAGAATGATTCCAAACGTGGTAAAATAGAGAAAAAGAATGAATCGGCAGATTTCTGCCGGGGAGTTAAGTATGAAACAACGATGGAAGCATTATATTTCGGTCCTGCTGGTGCTGGTGGCGGCGTTTTCCCTGACGGGCTGCCAGAAGCTGGGCAGGCTGATCGAACAGGATCTAAGTAAGCCGATCACTCAGCTGACGAAACCGACTCTGACTGGGGCTCAAACCAAAGCCCAGACCCAGGCGCAGACCAGTCCCGGTACCAAGGCGGTCACGACGCCGCAAAACACGACACCGGTTCTGGGAGCGGGCCTGGCAGCCGTCCCGGTCAAAGAGGACGGACGCTATACCACGAAACTGGAAGTAGCGGCCTATCTCTATCAGTTCGGGAAACTGCCCTCCAATTACCTGACGAAGGGAGAGGCCAGGGATCGGGGATGGGTCGCTTCGAAGGGCAACCTGTGGAAGGTCACTAAGAAAATGAGCATCGGCGGGGACCGATTTGGGAACAATGAAGGTCTTCTTCCGAAAAAATCGGGCCGGCAGTATTACGAATGTGACATTGACTACCGTGGAGGTTCCCGGGGCGCCAAGCGCATCGTCTATTCCAAC is a window from the Clostridiaceae bacterium HFYG-1003 genome containing:
- a CDS encoding ribonuclease, with amino-acid sequence MKQRWKHYISVLLVLVAAFSLTGCQKLGRLIEQDLSKPITQLTKPTLTGAQTKAQTQAQTSPGTKAVTTPQNTTPVLGAGLAAVPVKEDGRYTTKLEVAAYLYQFGKLPSNYLTKGEARDRGWVASKGNLWKVTKKMSIGGDRFGNNEGLLPKKSGRQYYECDIDYRGGSRGAKRIVYSNDGLIFYTGDHYETFEQLAGPAGGN